The Meiothermus ruber DSM 1279 genome includes the window GTGCACTTCGGGGTGGCGCTGGCGGCCCTGACCATCGCCTTCAGCCAGACCTACCGGGTGACCGAGCAGAAGACCCTCCAGGTAGGGGAGACCTGGCAGACCCGCGGCCTGGAGATTCGCCTGCTCTCCATCGGTGCCCGGGAGGAGTCCAACCGCTTTGCGGCCATCGCCCCCATCGAGGTGCGCTCCACCAGCCGCGAAGGTTGGGGGGCCGATGGGCGCTACGAGACCCGGCTCAACTTCTACCCGCAGATGAGCTCGCCGCTGGCCACCCCGGTGGTCAGGTACTCCCTGTACAACGACTACTACTTCGTCCTGATGCAATTTGACCAGGAAAAAGGCCAGTGGGCGACCATCAAACTGATCGTTACCCCCATGGTGTTGTGGCTATGGGTGGCCGGTTTAATCATCGTGCTGGGTACGCTCTATATCCTCTGGCCGGCTGGGGCCAGGGTAACCAGCCGGCAGGTATCCCCGATGGCAGGGGACTGATCTCGCAGTGCATAGAGGAGGGCTGTGCTTCGATTCTGGCCAATTTTGGTTCTGCTGCTGGGGGGGCTTTTTTACTGGGGTATGCAGCGCCCCAACCCCAACGAGCTGAAGTCGGTGCTGGTGGGGAAGCCCGCACCCAGCTTTAGCCTGCCGCTCCTGGAGCCTTACCAGGCCCAGTACGGGCCCGAGATGGGGGTTCGGGCGGGCCTTGGCAAGCCGGTTTTGCTCAACATCTGGGCCAGTTGGTGCATCCCCTGCCGCACCGAGGCCCCGCTTCTAGAGCGCTTTCACCAACAGTACAGAGACCAGGTGCTCATTCTGGGGGTTAATGTGCAGGACAGCGAAGCCGAGGCCCTGAAGTTCATCCAGCAGTATGGCCTGACCTTCCCCAGCGTGTACGACGGGCGTGGGCGCATTGGCATCGAGTACGGGTACTATGGCGTGCCCGAGACCTTCGTCATAGATCGTAATGGTACGGTGCTGGCCCGGCATGCCGGCGAGCTGAGCGAGGCGCAGTTACGGGGCTATATCGAGCAGGTGTTGCGATGAGACGAAGGAAAGCAGGGTGGGTGGGTTGGCTGCTGCTGCTGGCCTTGGCCCTGGCCCAGCCCAGCCCCAACACCCCACCCCCGGATTTTTCACCCGAGGTGTTTGAAATTGCCCGCGAGCTGCGCTGCCCGGTCTGTCAGGGGGAGTCGGCGGCGGAGTCCAACGCCGGCATTGCTGTGGAGATGCGCCGCATTATCGCCGAGCAGCTCGCCCAGGGTAAGAGCCGGGCCGAGATCCGAGAGTTTTTTGTACAGCGCTACGGCGACTGGATTCTCTACGAGCCGCCCGCCCGCGGCCTTACCCTGTGGGTCTGGCTCTCGCCCCTGGTGGGGCTGGGCCTGCTGGGCTTTGGCCTGTGGCGCTACCTGGCGGGGGTCAGGGCTCGAGCCCAGCTAACCGCCTCGGACGTCTCGGAGGAAGAAATTGCCCGCCTCGAGGCCGAGCTGCAACCCCGTGAGCGACAACCATGATCATGGCTTATCTTTTACTGGCTCTGTTGTTTGGGCTGGCCCTGGCCTATGCCCTGCGGCCTTTCTTCCGTACCCCGGCCCAGCCCTTTCCCGAGAGCCCCCGGCCCGAGGAGCTGCGGGCCGAGCTCGAGCTGCTCAAATCGCTGGCCCGGGAGGCCGAAGGGGAGGAGCGCAAGCGCCTCCTGGCCCAGGCGGTGCACCTCGAGCGCCAACTGGCCGAGCTGGGCCAGGAAAACCCCACCCCGCGCCGCCTGAGCCCGCTCACGCTGGGGGCCGTGACCCTGGGTCTGGTGGCCCTGGGGGTGGGCCTGTGGGCCTACACGGTGCCGCGCCTGCCGGGCGAGACCATCATCACCAGCCGCAACGAGGCCCGCGAACTGGGCAACCTGCAACGCCGGGCCGAGCAAAGCGGCCAGGCCGCCGACTGGCTGGCCTACGCCAACAAAGCCTACGAGCTGCAGGACTTCGAGCGGGCTGTGCAGGGCTACCTGAAGGTGATCGAGCTCGAGCCCCGCAACGCCAACGCCGTGCGCCGGATTGGCATCCTGCTCTTCATGAGCGGTCGGCCCGAGGAGGGAGCCCAGGCCCTCGAGCTGGCGGTGCGGGCCGAGCCCGGTGAGCCGGAGGGCTGGTTGTTTCTGGGCAACGCCTACTTCCAACTGGGCCGCCCGGCCCAGGCCATCGCGGCCTGGGAGTCCTATCTGAAGGCCGGCGGTGAGGCCCGGGCGCAGGTGCAGAACCTGATCCAAACCGCCAAAAACCAGCTCAACGCTACCTCCCAGGGCCAGCAGGTCTACCTGGCCCGCTGCGCGGCCTGCCACGGGGCCCAGGCCCAGGGGGGTACGGGCCCACGCTTGCAGGGCAATCCCATTAACAAGGTGCCGGAGGCGGTGCGGGAGATTGTCCTCAAGGGCCGGGGCCAGATGCCGGCGGTGGCCCTGAACGAGGAGGAGATGCAGGCTCTGCTGCAGTACCTGGGGGGATTGTAGAGGATCTATGGACAAGCCCAACCCGCAAAACCTGCGCCCCATCAACCGGCGGGATTTGCTCTGGATTGTTCCCAGCGCCATCACCACTGGCTTTTTTGGCTGGCTGGCCTGGCGCACCTACGTCATCCACTTCACCAAAACCGGCGTGAGCGAACCTGTCTGGCGCGAGGGCCCCCGGCGGCCCGCGGCGACCCTGGACGAACTGGCCGCGCACTGGCACTTCAAGTACTTCGATTACGAGTACAGCGGCAGCCCCCTCAAGGCGGTGGTGTTGCGGCTCTCGCAGCCGGTGCTGGGGGGGCTCACGGTAGGGGAGGCCCACTTTCTGGCCCTTTCGCGCATCTGCACCCACCAGGGCTGTGTGGTCAACTACGTGGACAACCCCGAGCTGGGCTCCATTGCCTACAACTACCGCACCGATCACCCCTTCCTGGGCTGCCCCTGCCACTTTGGGGCCTACGAGCCTTTGCAAGGGGGCAAGGCGGTCTATGGCCCGCCGCGCTTCCCGTTGCCGCGCCTGCGCCTGGAAGAGGAAAACGGGGTGCTCTATGCCACCGGCTACGAGACCCCGTTCCGCCCCCTGGAGCAGGGCTAGTCCAGCACCACCCGTACGAACTTGTCCTTGCCGCGTTGCAGCACCACGGGCTGGCTGAGCACCACCTCCAGCTTGGGGTCGGTGAGTACCTGGCCATCCAGCCGCAGACCTTTTTGCTCGATCAGCCGCCGGGCTTCGCCGTTGGAGGCGGTCAGGCCGGCCAGGGTAAATAGCTTTAAGACGGCAATTCTGCCCTCGAGCAGCTCGCTGGCCTGTAGCCTGACCTCGGGCATCTGCTCGGGGATGCCCCCGTGGGCGATCTCGTAGTAACGGGCCTCGGCCTGTCGAACCACCGGCGCACCGCCCTGGTCGTGCCCGTGGGCCTCCCAGCTATACCCCAGCGACTCGTACCAGGCTTTGTCCAGCCGGGCGGGGATCAGCGGCTGGGCATAGGCCCCGGTGAGCAGCCGGGCCAGCACCCGGTGGGCGCCCACCGGCCCGCCCTGTTCCAGCACCTCTTTAATTTCTTCCGGCGCCAGATCGGTGCAGAGCTCAAAATAGGTCTGCAGATACGGGTCTTCCACCTTCATCAGCTTGCGGAAGATCTCGCTGGGCTCCTCGGTGATGCCGATGTAGTTGTCGTAGCTTTTGGACATCTTCTGCCCATCGCCCCCTACCAGAAGCGGCATCAGGAAGGCCACCTGTTTTTCCAGGCCGTAGGCCGCCTGTACCTCGCGCCCGACCAGCAGGTTGAACTTTTGATCGGTGCCGCCCATCTCCACATCGCAGGCGATGGGCACCGAGTCGTACCCCTGGGCGAAGGGATAGAGGAACTCGTGAATGGAGATGGGAACCCCCTCGGTGTAGCGCTTTTTGAAGTCTTCGCGCTCGAGCATCTGGGCTACGGTTAGAAGCGAGGTGAGCCGGATGACCTCTTTGAAGCCCAGGTTTTCCAGCCACTCCGAGTTGTAGCGCAGCTCGAAGCGCGCGGGGTCGGTGGTAATCAGGATTTTGCCCACCTGCTCCACGTAGCTTTTGGCGTTGGCGCGGGTTTCTTCTAAGGTGAGGGGCGGGCGGGTTTTGCTGCGGCCCGAGGGGTCGCCGATCATGGCGGTAAAGTCGCCGATAATCAGAACCACCTTGTGGCCCAGCTCCTGGAACTGCCGCATCTTGCGCAGTACCACCGCATGGCCGATGTGAATATCGGGTCGGGTGGGGTCGAGGCCCAGCTTAACCGTGAGCTTTTTCCCCGAGTGTAGCTTTTTGAGTAAGTCTTCCTGGGGGATGATCTCCACCGCCCCCGTTCGTAGCAGGCTGAATGCTTCCTCCACCGTCATGCCCTCAAGTATACCGATTTGAACAGGGTTGACAGCCTTTGGGGATGCCCCGGTGCGCGCTGCCTTTGAGGAGGAGAACGGTGTGCTCGAGCCAATCCGGGCTTGGCTTATACTTGAACCGTGCGAACGCTTCTTATTCTGGCGCTCATCGCTGGTGGGGTGTACTTTTACGCGGAGCGCTTTGGTCTTGCGGTGGGCTATGCGCCCTTTACCCCGGTTTTTTACTGGAACTACAGCGGCGAGGTGCGCAATCAGATACGGGCCACGGGCATCCGGGCTTTTGTCAAGGTTACGGTGAGCGGCGAGCTGCGGCAGGGGAGCTTCGAGGTGGAGATTCGCCGCGCAGGCCAGAACAACCCGGGCCTGGTCAAGCGCTACCAGGGCCGCTTCTCCGAGGAGATACGCTATCCGGCTGAGGCCAATTTGTACGATGTCATCTTTCGCATCAAGGATGCGCGGGGCCAGGTGCGCATGGACTGGGTGGCGGCCCGCAACGAGTTTTAGGGTCTAGGCACGGAAGCGGGCCTTATGCTAGACTTGTGAGCGGTTTGCCTCGAGGCTGCTCTTTCGCCATTGGTGCGAAGGCGGTAGCCCCCCAATTGGGCAATATTGGAGAACTATGGCACAGAAAAAAACTGCACGCAACCCCTCGGCCATGAAGCGCCACCGCCAGTCGCTCAAGCGTCGGGCCCGCAACAAGTCCAAGATGTCGGCCATCAAGACCGTCAGCAAGAAAGCGGTGGCTTTGGCCAAAGAAGGCAACGCCAGCGAAGCGGTGCGGGTCATGCGCTATGCCGAAAGCCTGATTGACAAGGCCGCCAAGGGTTCGACCCTGCACAAGAACGCGGCCAGCCGGCGCAAGTCCCGCCTGATGAGCAAAGTGCACCAGCTTCTTAGCGGAGCTAAAGCCTAGGAGTACAGCATGGGCAAAGGTGACCGTCGTACCCGTCGCGGCAAGATTTTCCGTGGAACTTACGGCAAATACCGTCCACGCAAGAAATAGTATCTGTCGCGGTGCTTTGCCGGAGGGAATCCCTCCGGTTTTTTGGTGGTTACCCCAGGTTGGCCTGATGGGTCTGCCAGGCTTCCCGGGCCGCCTCGAGGGCCCCCTGTAGCTGGGCCTCGAGCTGCCTTTTATAGGCCGCGGCCCCCCGGCCCCCCGCGGCCTCATAGGCGGCCAGGTACCGCAGGGTGAAGCTCAGATCGCCCACCCGACCGAATACCTCCTGCAACTGCTTGATGCGCTGGCTGTCCTGCCCGAGCCACTCCCTGGCGTAGCGCAGCCGCCGCAGGGCCCGGCGCAGGGCGTGCAGGCGCTCGAGGCCTCCTTCCTGCTGCCATTCTTCGGCCTTGCGCTCAACCTGGCGTACGAAGCGCTTGAGCCGGGTCTGGGCCGGTGCTTCATCCAGCGGGGGCAGGTTGGCGAGGGCCTGCAACAGGCCGGCCAGCCGGGGGCTGTCCAGAAGCGGTACGAAGGCGGCGCGCGCCTCTTTGAGCCTGGACGCGGCCCATCTGCGGAAAGCTTCGGGTAGGTGGTTATTCAGAAGCAACACCTCGAGGTCGCGCACCTCCCCAGCTGACCGCACCAGCCAGGCCAGGTCGTCCTCCAGCACCCGCAGCCCGGCCAGCCGCAGCCACACCCGCAGCCGCCGTACCGCCACCCGCACCTGGTGCACGCCCTCGGGGTCGCGACCCTCCTTGGCGATGGGCAGATGCTCCCGCAGGTGTTGGAGCCAGCGATCTAGGTCAATGGTCGACATGCCATCAGCCTAGCACCTGGGGGTTTACTCAGTCCTTCAGACCGTCCAGTAGCTTTGATAGTTCGGCTTCCAGCCTGCTGTGGGTCTTGGCCTGGTGGCCGCAGTCTACCTCGTTGAGGTTGGCTCCGCAGACCGGGCACAGGCCTTTGCAGTCTTCTTTACACAGCACGGTGTAGGGCAGCTCGAGGGCAAAAGCCTCGCTCAACAGGGGCTCTAAGTCCAGATCGGGATGGCCAAAAAGAAGGATTTCCTCCTCGTTTTCTTCGATGGCCTCGAGGTGCGCCAGGCCCGATTGATAGCGAAGCAGATACTGAAAATGGGCCCGCACCGCTGCGGGGGTTGGTGTAAGGCAGCGGCGGCACTCCATCAGGGCGTTGCCAGCAATTTCGCCTGAAAGCCAGAAATCCACCCCTCCCTCCCCCTCCATCTTGGTAACGCTGACCCTCCAAACCGCCGGGCCTACCAGGGGGATGCGCTCGTTGGGCAGGGCGATGTAATCCCAGATTTCATCTTTTGCACTGGTGCTGCCGCCCTCGCGAATCAGCCTCGCGAGGTTGATGCTTGGTATTGGACGCTGCTTCATCTTCACCCAATGCTCGCGCCTTAAGCGTAGCTCTTCATATTAGCCTCGAGGAGGCTTGGGGTCAATGGGCGGTAGACTGTGTGGGTATGAAGGATATTGGCATCTTGGGCGTTCCGATGGACTTGGGTCAAGGGCGGCGTGGGGTGGATATGGGGCCCAGCGCCATGCGCTATGGGCGTTTGCAGGAGGTGCTCGAGGGCCTGGGCCACCGGGTGCACGACTACGGCGATGTGCGGGTACCGGTGGTCGAGAGCCTGCGCCATGCCCAGCAGGAACCGGGGGGGATGGGCTACCTCGAGGCCATTCGCACGGTCTGCCTGGATACCATAGCCGCCATCGATCAGATGCCGGCCGAGGTGTTTCCAATTGTGCTGGGAGGCGACCACTCCATCGCGATGGGCTCGGTTACGGGGGCCAGCCGGGGCGAACGGATAGGGGTGATCTGGGTGGATGCCCACGCCGACTTCAACACCCCCGAGACCAGCCCCAGCGGCAACATCCACGGGATGCCCCTGGCCCACCTGTGCGGCCTGGGCGACCCGCGTCTGGTGCACCTGGGCCGCCCTGGGGCTAAGGTACGGCCCGAGGACGTGGTGCTGATTGGCATTCGTAGCCTGGATCCAGGTGAGGTTCGACTGTTACGCGAGCGTGGGGTTATGGTCTATACCATGAAGGAGGTGGATATACAGGGAATTCCAGCCATCGCCCAGCAGGTTGCCGCCAAGTTCAAGGGTTTTTCCAGGGTGCACGTCTCGCTGGATGCCGATGTGCTCGACCCGGAGATAGCCCCGGGGGTTGGAACCCCGGTGCCCGGCGGGCTGACCTACCGCGAAGCACACCTTCTGATGGAACTGCTGGCCGATGCCAGAATTGTCACCAGCCTCGACATGGTCGAGGTGAACCCCATTCTGGATATCGCCAACCGCACCGCCAAGATAATGGTGGAACTGGCTAGCAGCCTGTTAGGGAAGAAAATCTACTGATGACCCGCTGCGGGCTGGCTTGATACAATCCTCGGGTGTTGGTTATTCCTGCGGTGGATATTCAGTCTGGGCGGGCCGTTCGGCTCTACGAGGGCGACCCCAGCCGAGAAACCGTCTACTACGACAGTCCGGTGGAGGCCGCCCTGCACTGGCAGAAGCAAGGGGCCCGGATGCTGCACCTGGTTGACCTGGACGCAGCGACGGGTCGGGGGAACAACCGCGGGGTGCTGCGGGAGGTGGCAGCGGCTGTCGATATCCCGTTCGAGGTGGGCGGTGGCATCCGCAGCCTGGGGGCGGCCCGGGAAATTCTGGCCCTGGGGGCCAGCCGGGTGGTGGTGGGTACCATAGCGGTAAAGGCCCCGGAGGTGCTGGGCCAGATGCTCCATGAGTTCGGCCCCGAGCGGGTGGTGGTGAGCCTGGATGCCCGGGGGCTGGAGGTGGTGGTCTCGGGCTGGGCCGAGGGCACCCGCCTGATGGTGCAGGAACTGGGCCCGCGGATATGGGAGATGGGTGTTCGTACCCTGATCTACACCGATGTGCGACGGGATGGCACCCTGGCCGGACTGGATCTCGAGGTGGTGCGGGTGGTGCGGGCGGCCTGGCCTGGCTTCCTGATTGCCGGGGGTGGGATTGCTTCCGATGCCGATTTACAGGGATTGCAAGCCCTGGGGGTGGAGGGGGCCATTACCGGCAAGGCCCTTTACGAAGGGCGGATTAACCTGTCGTCCTGGATCAAGTAAAAGATTGCGCCAGGTGCGCGGGTGCTGTTCTGACCATCCCGCAAACCCGCCCTGGCGCAACTCGGCAGGCCTCAACCTGCGGCGGACGGTTGATCCTCTACCGATGCGCCGATCTGCTCTCGTATAAACTCGATCCCTACCCGATGGCAAAACTCACCGAAGCTCTCATTCTCCCGTCGCTGTTGCCGGTAGGCCATCAGGGCGGGCTCGAGCCGGGCTGCTATGTCTTCGCGCTTGACATTGTCCAGGTACACCTCGCCGAGCCGATCCCCCAGGGGGCTGCCGCCCAGGTAGATGGTGTACGAGTTGAGGCTCCGGCCCACCAGGCCAATTTCGGCAGTATAGGGGCGGGCGCAGCCGTTGGGGCAGCCGGTCATGCGCACATGGGGGATGGGGCCGGTTTGCAGATCCAGCCTGGAGAGCAGGGTGTCAATTTCGCGAATCACCTGGGGCATCACCCGCTCGCTTTCGGTAATGGCCAGGCCGCAGGTGGGTAAGGCCGGGCAGGCCATAGCTTGCTGCACCACCAGGGGAATGCGCCCGGGTAGTTCTACACCGTGTTCACGCAGGATGGCCTCGAGGGTCGCTTGATCGCCTGGCTGGATGTTGGTGAACAGAATGTTTTGCTGGGGGGTAAGGCGTATTTCTGGGTTGAGGCGCTTGACCACCTCGCGGATGGCCACGCGAAGGTGGTCTTTAACCCGCCCGTTTTCCACAAAAAGTCCGAAGAAGAGCTGCCCATTGCCCTGCTCGTGCCAGCCCAGGTGGTCGTCGGCGCACTGCCAGGTAAGGGGTTGGGCCTCGGGTAGGCTGTAGCCCACATAGTGTTCAACCTCGGTTTTAAAGCGTTCCAGGCCCCAGGCCTCCACCAGGTATTTCATTCGGGCCAGTTTGCGCTCATCGCGCCGGCCATGATCGCGCTGAACCCGGACAATGGCCTCCACCACCTCAAATAGCTGCTCGGGTTTGATGGTGGTGAGGGGTTTTGCCAGTACCGGATGTGTATCCTTGGCTCCGTGGCTCTGTCCCAGCCCGCCGCCCACTAGGAGGGTAAACCCTTTTAGCTCATCCTTTTCCAGCCAGGGCACTATGCCGATATCCTGGGTATAGACGTCCACGCAATTGTCGCCAGGGAAAGCAAAAGCAATCTTAAACTTGCGCGGGAGATAGGCCTGGCCGTACAGGGGTTCGACTTCTTCTAAGCTGGCGGCTTTTTCGCCATCCAGCCAGATTTCGTAGTAGGCGCGGCTCCTGGGCTTGAGTCGGTCGGACAGGGCTTTGGCATACTGCGATATCTCGGCTCTTTGACGATCGGAAAAGGGAGCGGGGCAGGCCACCACATTGCGCACCACATCCCCACAGGCCGATAGGCTGGTCAGGAGATGCTGATTAAGCACTTGAATCAGGGGTTTCAGCCCCCCTTTGCGCACCCCGTGAAACTGAATGGCCTGGCGGGTGGTGATGCGTAAAGTGGCGTTTCCGAGCTGGTCTGCCAGACGGTCTAGGGCTAGATACTGCTCGGGTTGCAGCACACCGCCGGGGATGGCTACCCGGATCATAAAAGAGTAATCGGGCCCCAGACCCTGGGCTTTGCGGGCCTTGCGCACATCGCGGTCGTCTTGCTGATAGATGCCATGAAACTTGAGAATCTGGTAGCCTTCTTCGCTGAAAT containing:
- a CDS encoding TlpA family protein disulfide reductase, which produces MQRPNPNELKSVLVGKPAPSFSLPLLEPYQAQYGPEMGVRAGLGKPVLLNIWASWCIPCRTEAPLLERFHQQYRDQVLILGVNVQDSEAEALKFIQQYGLTFPSVYDGRGRIGIEYGYYGVPETFVIDRNGTVLARHAGELSEAQLRGYIEQVLR
- a CDS encoding cytochrome c-type biogenesis protein, whose translation is MRRRKAGWVGWLLLLALALAQPSPNTPPPDFSPEVFEIARELRCPVCQGESAAESNAGIAVEMRRIIAEQLAQGKSRAEIREFFVQRYGDWILYEPPARGLTLWVWLSPLVGLGLLGFGLWRYLAGVRARAQLTASDVSEEEIARLEAELQPRERQP
- a CDS encoding c-type cytochrome encodes the protein MIMAYLLLALLFGLALAYALRPFFRTPAQPFPESPRPEELRAELELLKSLAREAEGEERKRLLAQAVHLERQLAELGQENPTPRRLSPLTLGAVTLGLVALGVGLWAYTVPRLPGETIITSRNEARELGNLQRRAEQSGQAADWLAYANKAYELQDFERAVQGYLKVIELEPRNANAVRRIGILLFMSGRPEEGAQALELAVRAEPGEPEGWLFLGNAYFQLGRPAQAIAAWESYLKAGGEARAQVQNLIQTAKNQLNATSQGQQVYLARCAACHGAQAQGGTGPRLQGNPINKVPEAVREIVLKGRGQMPAVALNEEEMQALLQYLGGL
- a CDS encoding Rieske 2Fe-2S domain-containing protein; protein product: MDKPNPQNLRPINRRDLLWIVPSAITTGFFGWLAWRTYVIHFTKTGVSEPVWREGPRRPAATLDELAAHWHFKYFDYEYSGSPLKAVVLRLSQPVLGGLTVGEAHFLALSRICTHQGCVVNYVDNPELGSIAYNYRTDHPFLGCPCHFGAYEPLQGGKAVYGPPRFPLPRLRLEEENGVLYATGYETPFRPLEQG
- the tyrS gene encoding tyrosine--tRNA ligase translates to MTVEEAFSLLRTGAVEIIPQEDLLKKLHSGKKLTVKLGLDPTRPDIHIGHAVVLRKMRQFQELGHKVVLIIGDFTAMIGDPSGRSKTRPPLTLEETRANAKSYVEQVGKILITTDPARFELRYNSEWLENLGFKEVIRLTSLLTVAQMLEREDFKKRYTEGVPISIHEFLYPFAQGYDSVPIACDVEMGGTDQKFNLLVGREVQAAYGLEKQVAFLMPLLVGGDGQKMSKSYDNYIGITEEPSEIFRKLMKVEDPYLQTYFELCTDLAPEEIKEVLEQGGPVGAHRVLARLLTGAYAQPLIPARLDKAWYESLGYSWEAHGHDQGGAPVVRQAEARYYEIAHGGIPEQMPEVRLQASELLEGRIAVLKLFTLAGLTASNGEARRLIEQKGLRLDGQVLTDPKLEVVLSQPVVLQRGKDKFVRVVLD
- the rpsT gene encoding 30S ribosomal protein S20; this encodes MAQKKTARNPSAMKRHRQSLKRRARNKSKMSAIKTVSKKAVALAKEGNASEAVRVMRYAESLIDKAAKGSTLHKNAASRRKSRLMSKVHQLLSGAKA
- a CDS encoding 30S ribosomal protein THX — its product is MGKGDRRTRRGKIFRGTYGKYRPRKK
- a CDS encoding CHAD domain-containing protein; amino-acid sequence: MSTIDLDRWLQHLREHLPIAKEGRDPEGVHQVRVAVRRLRVWLRLAGLRVLEDDLAWLVRSAGEVRDLEVLLLNNHLPEAFRRWAASRLKEARAAFVPLLDSPRLAGLLQALANLPPLDEAPAQTRLKRFVRQVERKAEEWQQEGGLERLHALRRALRRLRYAREWLGQDSQRIKQLQEVFGRVGDLSFTLRYLAAYEAAGGRGAAAYKRQLEAQLQGALEAAREAWQTHQANLG
- a CDS encoding YceD family protein, translated to MKQRPIPSINLARLIREGGSTSAKDEIWDYIALPNERIPLVGPAVWRVSVTKMEGEGGVDFWLSGEIAGNALMECRRCLTPTPAAVRAHFQYLLRYQSGLAHLEAIEENEEEILLFGHPDLDLEPLLSEAFALELPYTVLCKEDCKGLCPVCGANLNEVDCGHQAKTHSRLEAELSKLLDGLKD
- the rocF gene encoding arginase, encoding MKDIGILGVPMDLGQGRRGVDMGPSAMRYGRLQEVLEGLGHRVHDYGDVRVPVVESLRHAQQEPGGMGYLEAIRTVCLDTIAAIDQMPAEVFPIVLGGDHSIAMGSVTGASRGERIGVIWVDAHADFNTPETSPSGNIHGMPLAHLCGLGDPRLVHLGRPGAKVRPEDVVLIGIRSLDPGEVRLLRERGVMVYTMKEVDIQGIPAIAQQVAAKFKGFSRVHVSLDADVLDPEIAPGVGTPVPGGLTYREAHLLMELLADARIVTSLDMVEVNPILDIANRTAKIMVELASSLLGKKIY
- the hisA gene encoding 1-(5-phosphoribosyl)-5-[(5-phosphoribosylamino)methylideneamino]imidazole-4-carboxamide isomerase; translation: MLVIPAVDIQSGRAVRLYEGDPSRETVYYDSPVEAALHWQKQGARMLHLVDLDAATGRGNNRGVLREVAAAVDIPFEVGGGIRSLGAAREILALGASRVVVGTIAVKAPEVLGQMLHEFGPERVVVSLDARGLEVVVSGWAEGTRLMVQELGPRIWEMGVRTLIYTDVRRDGTLAGLDLEVVRVVRAAWPGFLIAGGGIASDADLQGLQALGVEGAITGKALYEGRINLSSWIK
- a CDS encoding NADPH-dependent assimilatory sulfite reductase hemoprotein subunit; this encodes MSSQSKVSKVESIKLASRNLRGPVDLELNNPSDHFSEEGYQILKFHGIYQQDDRDVRKARKAQGLGPDYSFMIRVAIPGGVLQPEQYLALDRLADQLGNATLRITTRQAIQFHGVRKGGLKPLIQVLNQHLLTSLSACGDVVRNVVACPAPFSDRQRAEISQYAKALSDRLKPRSRAYYEIWLDGEKAASLEEVEPLYGQAYLPRKFKIAFAFPGDNCVDVYTQDIGIVPWLEKDELKGFTLLVGGGLGQSHGAKDTHPVLAKPLTTIKPEQLFEVVEAIVRVQRDHGRRDERKLARMKYLVEAWGLERFKTEVEHYVGYSLPEAQPLTWQCADDHLGWHEQGNGQLFFGLFVENGRVKDHLRVAIREVVKRLNPEIRLTPQQNILFTNIQPGDQATLEAILREHGVELPGRIPLVVQQAMACPALPTCGLAITESERVMPQVIREIDTLLSRLDLQTGPIPHVRMTGCPNGCARPYTAEIGLVGRSLNSYTIYLGGSPLGDRLGEVYLDNVKREDIAARLEPALMAYRQQRRENESFGEFCHRVGIEFIREQIGASVEDQPSAAG